From a single Acidobacteriota bacterium genomic region:
- a CDS encoding MFS transporter, protein MTSSTPRPRRNDKLFLLLALYVSQAIPLGFFLTAMPVILRRSGLSLENVGLFSAIAFPWLIKFLWAPLLDRWSPGRRRYLSWVTPLQGAAVIMVSVLAFLDLGTQLPLVIGVSALFMLLAATQDIASDGLAVTILRRGERGLGNGLQVGGYYLGQILGGGLILVIFSRFGWTVAVLAMAAFLTLPLLPAARYPEPVTRDPQIEGLGMANLVRFFRRSGSLRWSAVVVLFRTGETMATYVFNQMMVDLGVGLATIGWISGMIYAAGALGGALLGGVLAQRLERRRALTTFATLQAAATGGYVLAVGGQIWLLGVAAFVMAFTGGMATTALYTSMMDASSQRSAATDFTLQQSLSAFGPLAGTALSGFSAAHLGFAGHYVLCALVTLTTVALLLGTTLPRQPEASLAEPAGARAGA, encoded by the coding sequence ATGACCTCCAGCACCCCCAGGCCCCGCCGCAACGACAAGCTTTTCCTGCTCCTCGCCCTCTATGTTTCCCAGGCCATCCCCCTGGGCTTCTTCCTCACCGCCATGCCGGTGATCCTGCGCCGCTCCGGGCTGTCGTTGGAGAACGTCGGCCTGTTCAGCGCCATCGCCTTCCCGTGGCTGATCAAATTCCTCTGGGCGCCGCTCCTGGACCGCTGGTCGCCGGGCCGGCGGCGGTATCTTTCCTGGGTCACGCCGCTGCAGGGCGCTGCGGTGATCATGGTGAGCGTTCTGGCCTTCCTCGATCTGGGCACCCAGCTGCCTCTGGTGATCGGGGTCTCGGCCCTCTTCATGCTGCTGGCGGCGACCCAGGACATCGCTTCCGACGGGCTGGCGGTGACCATCCTGCGGCGGGGGGAGCGAGGCCTCGGCAACGGCCTCCAGGTGGGCGGCTACTACCTGGGGCAGATCCTCGGCGGTGGATTGATCCTGGTGATCTTCAGCCGCTTCGGCTGGACGGTGGCGGTGCTGGCCATGGCGGCCTTCCTCACCCTACCGCTGCTGCCCGCCGCGCGCTATCCGGAACCGGTGACGAGGGACCCCCAGATCGAAGGCCTGGGCATGGCCAACCTGGTGCGCTTCTTCCGCCGTTCCGGCTCCCTGCGCTGGAGCGCCGTGGTGGTGCTCTTCCGCACCGGCGAGACCATGGCCACCTACGTGTTCAACCAGATGATGGTGGATCTCGGCGTCGGCCTCGCCACCATCGGCTGGATCTCCGGCATGATCTACGCCGCCGGCGCCCTCGGCGGAGCGCTCCTCGGCGGCGTGCTGGCCCAGCGGCTGGAACGCCGCCGCGCCCTCACCACCTTCGCCACCCTGCAGGCGGCGGCCACCGGCGGTTACGTCCTCGCCGTCGGCGGCCAGATCTGGCTGCTGGGCGTCGCCGCTTTCGTCATGGCCTTCACCGGCGGCATGGCCACCACCGCCCTCTACACCAGCATGATGGACGCCAGCTCCCAACGCTCCGCCGCCACCGACTTCACGCTGCAGCAATCCCTCAGCGCCTTCGGCCCGCTGGCGGGCACCGCCCTCTCGGGCTTCAGCGCCGCTCATCTGGGCTTCGCCGGCCACTACGTCCTGTGTGCCCTGGTCACCCTCACCACCGTCGCCCTGCTCCTCGGCACCACCCTGCCCCGGCAGCCGGAAGCCTCCCTGGCGGAGCCTGCTGGGGCTAGGGCTGGAGCTTGA
- a CDS encoding outer membrane beta-barrel protein: MGLGTAARMLEGLSWRWWRTMLALWRKSYLLLLILGWGVVSAGPAAGQSIHCEDALRDGDDVVLEVGMSCPDGTGPTDFTFRPVDQPLGGSPGGAPGSTWYPVEDVKSASGSAYSQRGVIVIPSMVSPERVESACEAGERFLSEICEVYARCERADPFAVYETRLEVGARVELDCDKQYTTDGIHDPSILVDPGPGSGPPIPPSVGIFTSFNLDDAVVDQEALFGIRFGFGLSSRSSVEAVAAVGQGKRSGDPFNGDPSSGDFGGDEQPAAEGDVVTADLLWVRRWGRTENRFRGFFFAGPGWRFEGGDLDSDTFAPSAGLGVEIPFSDRWYLDARIAGRWLENRPEDQWVTEAQVGVSYRFGP; this comes from the coding sequence ATGGGCCTAGGAACGGCTGCGAGGATGCTCGAGGGATTGAGTTGGCGTTGGTGGCGGACAATGTTGGCCCTGTGGCGCAAGAGCTATCTGCTGTTGCTGATCCTCGGCTGGGGCGTCGTCAGCGCCGGGCCGGCGGCAGGACAGTCGATCCACTGCGAGGACGCTCTTCGCGACGGCGACGACGTCGTTCTGGAAGTGGGGATGTCATGCCCGGACGGAACCGGCCCCACCGACTTCACCTTCCGGCCCGTCGATCAGCCCCTGGGCGGTTCCCCGGGTGGGGCGCCCGGCAGTACGTGGTATCCGGTAGAGGACGTCAAATCGGCCTCCGGTTCGGCCTACTCCCAGCGCGGTGTCATCGTGATCCCGTCGATGGTCTCGCCGGAGCGAGTCGAGTCGGCCTGCGAGGCCGGTGAGCGCTTCCTCAGCGAGATCTGCGAGGTCTACGCCCGCTGTGAGCGGGCCGATCCCTTCGCCGTCTACGAGACCCGGCTGGAAGTCGGGGCCCGGGTCGAGCTCGACTGTGACAAGCAGTACACCACCGACGGCATCCACGACCCGTCCATCCTCGTGGACCCCGGCCCCGGCAGCGGTCCGCCCATCCCGCCCTCCGTCGGGATCTTCACCAGCTTCAACCTGGATGATGCGGTGGTCGACCAGGAGGCGCTGTTCGGAATTCGATTCGGATTCGGCCTGTCCAGCCGCTCGTCGGTGGAGGCCGTCGCTGCAGTGGGGCAGGGGAAGCGCTCCGGCGACCCTTTCAACGGCGACCCTTCCAGCGGTGACTTCGGGGGCGATGAGCAGCCCGCCGCAGAGGGTGACGTCGTCACGGCCGACCTGCTCTGGGTGCGCCGCTGGGGGAGGACGGAGAATCGCTTCCGAGGCTTCTTCTTCGCCGGACCGGGGTGGCGTTTCGAGGGCGGTGATCTGGACAGCGACACCTTCGCCCCGTCCGCCGGCTTGGGAGTGGAGATCCCGTTCAGCGACCGCTGGTATCTCGACGCCCGGATCGCCGGGCGCTGGCTGGAGAACCGGCCGGAAGACCAGTGGGTCACCGAGGCCCAGGTCGGAGTCAGCTATCGCTTCGGCCCGTAG